The following proteins are encoded in a genomic region of Sorangiineae bacterium MSr12523:
- a CDS encoding branched-chain amino acid ABC transporter permease — MDLPKILLRSALPLLIGIPLLWIFQGAVAGPGGSETAMAVILMMAGINVILAVSLNVVNGFTGQFSIGHAGFMAVGAYTAAKITVATNSLEIVGIPTAVSDQLIFLFAMVAGMAMAALMGLLVGMPSLRLRGDYLAIVTLGFNEIIRVLIENTEFLGQATGISGLPKRTNILWVGIAVIVTIAMARRLLGSTHGRALLAIREDEVAAEAMGVDTTGYKVRAFVISSAFAGLAGALLVHQIQLCTPRSFTFIKSIEVVVMVVLGGMGSVTGSVVAALVLSFALEGLRDVQQYRMVMYSVLLIALMLTRPTGIFGTREIWDLIPKLRKKVSS, encoded by the coding sequence GTGGACCTACCGAAGATTCTCCTCCGTTCGGCACTTCCTCTTCTCATCGGCATTCCGCTCCTCTGGATCTTCCAGGGCGCCGTGGCCGGTCCCGGCGGGAGCGAGACCGCGATGGCGGTCATCCTGATGATGGCAGGCATCAACGTCATCCTCGCCGTCTCGTTGAACGTCGTGAACGGCTTCACCGGCCAGTTCTCCATCGGCCACGCCGGCTTCATGGCCGTCGGCGCGTACACCGCGGCGAAGATCACCGTGGCCACGAACTCGCTGGAAATCGTGGGGATCCCCACGGCCGTCTCGGACCAGCTCATCTTCTTGTTCGCGATGGTGGCGGGCATGGCCATGGCGGCCCTCATGGGTCTCCTGGTGGGCATGCCGTCGCTGCGATTGCGCGGTGACTACCTGGCCATCGTGACCTTGGGCTTCAACGAGATCATCCGCGTGCTCATCGAGAACACGGAGTTTCTCGGGCAGGCCACGGGCATCTCGGGCCTTCCGAAGCGCACCAACATTCTTTGGGTTGGCATTGCGGTCATCGTGACCATCGCGATGGCGCGGCGCCTGCTCGGTTCGACGCACGGCCGCGCGCTGCTCGCCATTCGCGAGGACGAAGTGGCCGCTGAGGCCATGGGCGTCGACACCACGGGCTACAAGGTTCGCGCCTTCGTGATCTCGTCGGCCTTCGCCGGTCTGGCGGGCGCGCTGCTGGTGCACCAGATCCAGCTCTGCACGCCCCGCAGCTTCACCTTCATCAAGTCGATCGAGGTCGTCGTGATGGTGGTGCTCGGCGGCATGGGCTCGGTCACCGGATCCGTCGTGGCGGCGCTCGTTCTGAGCTTCGCACTGGAAGGCCTGCGCGATGTGCAGCAGTATCGCATGGTCATGTATTCGGTCCTTCTCATCGCCTTGATGCTCACGCGCCCCACCGGCATCTTTGGGACGCGCGAAATCTGGGACTTGATTCCGAAGCTCCGCAAGAAGGTGAGTTCATGA
- a CDS encoding branched-chain amino acid ABC transporter permease — MTEFLQHLVNGLSVGTIYALIALGYTMVYGVLKLINFAHGDVYMVGAFAGLYIARGLGVDQEPSLAKAGVVFVGAIVICAALGVAIERFAYRPLRQRARLTALITAIGVSFLLEYGFQLPPVIDGEVPFPPGPTPRFFPEPFARVDFEPLGVHISNYDIVSLIVAVGFMFALQYIVYRTKFGTAMRAVSFDASVAGLMGINVNRVIVWTFALGSGLAAAAAILVAGSRPSINPLLGLLPGIKAFVAAVFGGIGNVQGAMVGGLILGLSEEYVAGYLLSSYRDGIAFALLIIVLLWRPEGLFGRVRAEKV, encoded by the coding sequence CGGCCTGTCGGTAGGGACGATCTACGCCCTCATCGCACTCGGCTATACGATGGTCTACGGTGTCCTCAAGCTCATTAACTTCGCCCATGGTGACGTGTACATGGTGGGCGCCTTTGCCGGCTTGTACATCGCGCGCGGCCTCGGGGTCGATCAGGAGCCATCGCTCGCCAAAGCGGGGGTGGTCTTCGTCGGTGCGATTGTGATCTGTGCCGCGTTGGGTGTGGCCATCGAGCGTTTCGCGTACCGCCCGCTGCGGCAGCGTGCGCGCCTCACCGCCCTCATCACCGCCATCGGCGTGTCCTTCCTGCTGGAGTACGGCTTTCAGCTTCCGCCGGTCATCGACGGCGAGGTCCCCTTCCCGCCCGGCCCCACGCCGCGCTTCTTCCCGGAGCCGTTCGCGCGTGTCGATTTCGAGCCGCTCGGGGTGCACATCAGCAATTACGACATCGTGTCGCTGATCGTGGCCGTCGGCTTCATGTTCGCCCTGCAGTACATCGTGTACCGGACGAAGTTCGGCACGGCGATGCGGGCGGTGTCCTTCGATGCCAGCGTGGCAGGCCTCATGGGCATCAACGTCAATCGCGTCATCGTTTGGACCTTCGCGCTGGGCAGCGGCCTGGCGGCGGCGGCGGCCATCCTGGTGGCGGGTTCGCGCCCCAGCATCAACCCGCTCCTCGGACTCTTGCCCGGCATCAAGGCGTTCGTCGCCGCGGTGTTCGGAGGCATTGGTAACGTGCAAGGCGCCATGGTCGGCGGCTTGATCCTCGGTCTCTCCGAGGAGTACGTGGCGGGCTACCTGCTCTCCTCGTACCGCGACGGCATCGCGTTCGCGCTGCTCATCATCGTTCTTCTTTGGCGACCGGAAGGTCTTTTCGGGCGCGTGCGCGCGGAGAAGGTGTAG
- a CDS encoding ABC transporter ATP-binding protein: MLSVKDLKVNYGAIEALRGISLEVPEGQVVALIGSNGAGKTTTLRAVSRMLRPAAGTVKFRGEEITRIQAHEVVARGMAHAPEGRGIFLNLTVRENLDLGAFLRNDTAEIQKDMDKMFSLFPILKEREKQVSGTLSGGEQQMLAVARALMSRPKLLLLDEPSLGLAPQVVDKIFTVLREVSQAGVALLLVEQNAHKALQLASRAYVLETGEIVMSGTGQELLKSPEVRKAYLGE; encoded by the coding sequence ATCCTCAGCGTCAAAGACCTGAAGGTGAATTACGGCGCCATCGAGGCCTTGCGGGGAATCTCCCTGGAGGTCCCCGAAGGCCAAGTGGTTGCCCTCATCGGCAGCAACGGCGCCGGCAAGACGACGACGTTGCGCGCGGTCTCGCGCATGCTCCGCCCCGCGGCGGGCACGGTGAAGTTCCGCGGCGAGGAGATCACGCGCATCCAGGCCCACGAGGTGGTGGCGCGCGGAATGGCGCACGCCCCCGAGGGCCGCGGCATCTTCCTGAACCTGACGGTGCGCGAGAACTTGGACCTGGGCGCCTTCCTGCGCAACGACACCGCCGAGATTCAGAAGGACATGGACAAGATGTTCTCCTTGTTCCCCATTCTGAAAGAGCGCGAGAAACAGGTCTCGGGCACGCTCTCCGGCGGCGAGCAACAGATGCTCGCGGTGGCCCGTGCGCTGATGTCCCGCCCCAAGCTTTTGCTCTTGGACGAGCCGTCATTGGGTCTTGCGCCGCAGGTCGTGGACAAGATTTTCACGGTCTTGCGTGAGGTGTCGCAAGCCGGCGTGGCGCTTCTCCTGGTCGAGCAGAACGCCCACAAGGCACTGCAACTCGCCTCGCGTGCGTACGTGCTCGAGACGGGCGAAATCGTCATGTCGGGCACGGGCCAAGAGCTCCTGAAATCACCCGAAGTGCGCAAAGCCTATCTCGGCGAGTAG
- a CDS encoding ABC transporter ATP-binding protein produces the protein MQFGGLKALSEFNLSLEPGELVGLIGPNGAGKTTAFNAITGVYTPTSGDVKICGTRVNGLRPHQISGRGIARTFQNIRLFKELTALDNVKVACHHGRKAGFVAAFFQSKGFLDDEARITKRSLEFLEVMGLERFRDERAKNLPYGEQRRLEIARALATGPKVLCLDEPAAGMNGAEKVALMELIRKLRDEFKLAILVIEHDMKLVMGISERLVVLDHGVTIARGKPELVRKNPKVIEAYLGDSYLEEQHIAIPAHSSESLMPGEPPSAESVNEVQP, from the coding sequence ATGCAGTTCGGCGGCCTCAAGGCGCTGTCCGAGTTCAATCTGTCGTTGGAGCCGGGCGAGTTGGTCGGTCTCATCGGGCCGAACGGCGCGGGCAAGACCACGGCCTTCAACGCCATCACCGGCGTGTACACGCCCACGTCGGGCGACGTGAAGATCTGCGGCACGCGCGTGAACGGGCTGCGGCCGCACCAGATCAGCGGGCGTGGTATCGCGCGCACGTTCCAGAACATCCGCCTCTTCAAAGAGCTCACGGCGCTCGACAACGTGAAGGTCGCCTGCCACCACGGGCGAAAGGCGGGCTTCGTCGCGGCGTTCTTCCAGTCCAAGGGGTTTTTGGACGACGAGGCGCGCATCACCAAGCGCTCCCTGGAATTCTTGGAGGTCATGGGCCTCGAGCGCTTCCGCGACGAGCGTGCGAAGAACCTGCCCTACGGCGAACAGCGCCGCCTCGAGATTGCGCGCGCACTGGCCACGGGACCGAAGGTCCTATGCCTGGACGAGCCGGCAGCCGGTATGAATGGCGCCGAAAAAGTCGCGCTGATGGAGCTGATTCGCAAGCTGCGCGACGAGTTCAAGCTGGCCATCCTGGTGATCGAGCACGACATGAAGCTCGTCATGGGCATCTCCGAGCGCCTGGTGGTGCTCGACCATGGCGTGACCATCGCGCGGGGCAAGCCGGAGTTGGTGCGCAAGAATCCGAAGGTCATCGAGGCGTACTTGGGCGACTCGTACCTTGAGGAGCAGCACATTGCGATTCCGGCCCACTCGAGCGAGTCGCTGATGCCGGGCGAGCCCCCGTCGGCCGAATCCGTGAACGAGGTGCAGCCGTGA